TGAGGGGCGACCTCAGCTCGTGGGAAAGCACCGCCAAGAACTGATCCTTGAGTCGATTGGCCTGCTCAGCCTCTTCGCGGGCGATGCGCTCGCGCTGGAGCAGTTGCTCGCGCTCGTGCTCGCTCTGTTTGAGCGCGGTAATTTCGATAAAACCTGCGATCGCCCCTCGCACCTCGCCGCTGGGAGCGTAGAGCGGCACTGCTTTGCCATAGATATAGCGCACCGTGCCGTCGGGGTAGACAAACTCGATTTCATCGGTGACTTCCTGCCCGGTGCGAATGGCCTTTTGCATCGGCAGATCCTGGGGCAGCAGTTCTTGCCCCTGCTTGTACTGCTTAAACGGCAGCGAACCGCCCCCGACCCAGGAGTTGGCAGTGGACAGCGAGCCCGGCTCCGCCTGCATGAGCTGGTGGGCCATGCGGTTAGCGGTCATCTGAGAACAGTCGACATCGTGGGCAATCCAGATGGCGGCGGGGGTGGCTTCCATCAGGGCGGCCAGTTCTTCAGCCTGGGTGCGGGCGATGGCTTCGCTGCCGATTAGGGCTTGCTCAAAGCGCTTTTGCTCGGTGACGTTGATGGCAATGCCGGTCATGCGAATGGGGTTGCCCGCTGTGTCGTAGAAGGTCTGCCCCCTGACCATGATCCAGCGGCGGCCGTCCTCAGGGTGGCCAATGCGAAAACTGACCTTCAGGTTTTTGCCCCGCTCAATGGCCTCACGGACTTTTATCTCAACGTGGGGGCGATCGAGTGGTGAGATGCTGGCCAGCCAGTTGTCGTAGGAGGGCTTTACCGTCAGGTCCAAGCCATAGAGGTGATAGTACTCCTCTGACCAGGTAACGTGATTGTTGACCATGTCCCAGTCCCACAGGCCGGCCTCAGCGCCCTGTTGAGCTAGGCGCAGCTGCTCTTCGCTCTTGCGCAAGGCGCCCTCCGTCGAGGGGCAATGGGTGGGCTGACCAGTAACAAATACTCCGCCGATTTGGCCAGCCTCATCCCAAATAGGGCTACAGGCCCAGTGATGCAGGGTAGCACCTTGCATAAAGTCGAAGGACTGCGATCGCCCGTTGGCAAACACCTGCTCAATGGCGCTGCCTGCCGCTCCCCAGCCGTCAATGGCGGTGAGGGACTGTCCTTGGGCATCGGCCGGTAGCAATGGGGCGCAGGCCGAGTTGTGCAATAGGATGCGATCGCATCCCCAAATGCAGGCCATGGGTGTTTCGGCGCTGAGTACTATGCCCAGGGTTGTCTTAAGGGCAGAGGGCCAGGTGGCGGCATCGCCCAGCGAGGTCTGTGACCAATCGCGCGATCGCAGCAGCGCGGCTAGTGGGGCGGGGCCAGCAAAAACAGCTTGGGTGGTTCCCTGAAGGGACATTATATTCTCCCGTAATGCCTGTGCACCTAGCGCCAGCAGCTCTCAACCCTAAAGGAATATAGCGGCTCTGCAATGCAACGCTGCGGCAGTAAATCACCGCTCGGTTAAATCAGCTGCCTGAATGGTTTTACTGACTCAAGCCTGGTTCAACCACAACTTCACTTGCCCAAAGAGCTGGACTACTAGGCCTGTATCGTTAGCTATAGCCGCGAAACTATAGCTATGACTGATAATCATCCTTTTTATAGAAAGGGTGATCTATCTTAGGGTAGAAACCTTTTTTACTTTTAATTACGCTAACCAATTCAGGCAATTAAATATTGGCTTCTATTAAAGCCAGTTAGTTAAACAAAGCGTTAAAAATACCTGCTGCAAACACTTAACTCAAATGTGCTGTCAACCAAAGCCATCGTCCTTGTGCAAAAGCTTGCCTTTGACTATATAGCTCACAAGAGGCTTAAAGGACATTTGTTATCACCTCTACTGCCTGGTTTTTCCTATGCTTTCTTTAAGAAAAGAAGCTACTTGATTTAAAAATCTTCTTTTATATCACTTTAGTTTTAAGCGAGGCTGTCGAATTTAAGTATTTGATTTTTACTGCAGAGAATAGCAATTTTAAGAAGAATATTCATAAATTAGATAGGTAAAGAGCGGTTTAGCTAACCATCCCATTTGAGAAGTCAAAAAATAATTTAAATGCTCCCTTAACATATAGAGCAGATTGGTTATTGACATAATTCTAAGCGCGATGAAAGAGTATACAGGAGCTGAGGGCCTGTGGACAACCTCTTCCCGTGGTTGTCCAAAAAATATAGCAAAAGACAGAGGCAAACGTCGTTAGGCGTATATCTTGGGAGCGATGTTGAGTCACTGCCGTTGTCCTAATGTTGGAATGCTAAAGCCAAAAACGTAGTGGACTATACCATAAGGCTTTGTCGCAAGGCTGACCATAAAACATCTTTGGTTTCTTTCACAACGGTTTTGGCTTTAAAGATAATTTGCAACAATTAAGTTGAAAGGATAATTACATGGAACACGTTCTACGTCGCCTAAATCGCAACCTGGCTCGGATTTCTATGGTGGTAGTAGCCTCGCTGTTTTTGCTATTAGGGATAGCTAACCCAGCAATGGCTTTTGGCAACTCAAGCAGCAGCCCCTCTGATGGCACCACCCAAATGAATAATCTCCAGGAAACGTCAGAGCGTGCCCTTGATGCTGAGCCTCGAAACCAGCAAGAAGTTCGGCGTAAAGCCCAGCAAGGCCCTAATGAAGTGCAAGGCGATGCTGACCTGCACACCATGAATTCCCCCGCAGATTCTCAAACTGCTACCACCGTTCAGGATCAGATTGAAAACGTTCTAGAGAAAATTACCCCCGGCAACTAGACCCCGTTGGTACCAGCGATGTCTTGAGCTACAGTCTAATGCCTCAAATCCCTCTCCTTGAAAAAGAAGAGGGATTTTTTTTGGGCTGTCAATCTGTAAACGTACTGTACCTAGCAAAGTCTCCCCATCTTTACCAGGTGAAGTCTGTGAAGCTCATGGTGAAGGACTTTAGAGTGTTGATTCCTCCCAAGGGGGAGAAGGGGAGGAATCAACAAGCAATTTTCAGAGAACTCGGTGGCTGTCTGCCGAACTAGCTAGTTTGGTGACTGTGAACGATGTCTTGGCAAAGCCGCTGAAGGTTGGAGTGAGACCCAGACGCTAGCGCTGGCTGAGCAACTCGGCGGTAGCTGCGGTGGGCCTCCTTAGAGCGCCCCAAGCGCTGTAGGGCAACGCCGCGAAAGAGCCATGCTTGGCTGTGCTCGGGGTTAAGCCAAAGGGCGCGATTGCAGCAGGTGAGTGCGTTTTCTAGACGGTTGAGCCAGATCAGCACCACGGCTTTTTGCACCAATAGTCGAGTGGTGGCAAACCCAGCTAGGGTTTGGGCCTGCTCTAAGCTGGCCAAGGCATCTTCGTAGCGGTTGAGGCAGGTGAGAGCTTCGGCTCGGTTGTGCCAGCTTTCGACATCGTGGGGTTCTAGGGCTAAGGCATACTCAAACAGCTCAAGGGCGTCTTCAAAGCGCCCCATCTCTAAGCGAATCTTGCCGAGTTCGCACTGGCCCATGGCAACGGTTTCGTTGTCGCAGGGAGGTAACGCCCTGGGAGCGGTGGCCAGAGACCGGCCTTGAGGTAGCGTTGCATTGGATCGAAGGCCAACGGGTGAGATTTGGCGATCGCGAACCATAGTTTTCATAGCTTTGTCCTTTTCCTAGAGGGAATCGGTGCATTTCAAGTAACGGTAGTTAGCGGTTGTGGCAATTTTGTGTCGGTGGCGTCTCAGTCCCGTCTCGTCGGTGTTGCCCAGGCCAGATTTAGCTCTTTTGTCATAGTCTTGGCACAGCAATGACACACAAAAAACCTACTCTGAACACCATCGTTAGGAGGTAGACGATGGATCTGGAACTGTCCTGTAAGCGATATCAGCTTGATATTCCCCACGGCATTTGGCAAGAATTTTTTGCCCAGCTCACCGATGAGCACCGGGGCCGGTTGATTACGTTGAAGCAATTAGACCAAGAACTGGGCGACTTTAACGTGCTGTATCAAAAGCCGCTGTTTTCGATCACCTACGACCAGCCCGACCACAGCAACGACTTGATGGTCACGGTCAACCGCTTTTTGGGCACCCGTGAGGCTGTTTATGCTCACCGCATTGTGTCTCCTCAAGCCGTCAGTATAGTTACTGATGAAGATGGGGCAATTCAGTCTTGCACCATCACCGATGAGGATTACGCCCAAACCGTCATTAGTTTTCAGTTTCAACGGCTGAGCCCAACCGGAGGTTTTTAGGGCTACGGTTTACTAACGTTTTTGAAAAGTGGTGCTCGATCGATCGGGCACCACTTTAGATTTTGTGGGCAGTTTGACTAGGCAGTGGTTCAAAGAATTCTGCAATGGCAGGGGGAATCAACAGATACCCCCTGCCCTCTTAAGGAAGTTAAAACAGGTCTTGGCAGTGCCGCCTAGCGGTTGACGGTGCTCATATCGGCGTAGCGATCGCCCACGGCGGCACCCTGGGGGGCTACAGCGTTAATGCGATCGAGTTCGGTCTGGGACAGCTCAAGTTCCACCGCCGCCACGTTTTCTTCGAGGTACTTGCGGCGCTTGGTGCCAGGGATGGGCACCATGTCGTCACCCTGGGCCAGCAGCCAGGCCAAAGCGAGCTGGGCGGGGGTAACGCCTTTTTCCTGAGCGATCGCCTTCACCTGATCAACTAAAGCCAGATTTTTGGCAAAGTTTTCACCTTGAAAGCGGGGGGCATGGCGGCGATAGTCGTCGGGCGCAAAATCGTCGGGTGTTTGAAAGGCACCAGTCAAAAAACCGCGCCCTAAGGGGCTGTAGGGCACAAAGCCGATGCCCAGCTCACGCACTGTTGGCAAAATGTCGTCCTCCGGCTCCCGGCTCCAGAGGGAGTATTCGGTTTGCAGCGCGCTGATGGGGTGCACAGCATGGGCGCGGCGAATGGTGTCAGGGGCCGCCTCTGACATGCCCAAGTAGCGCACTTTACCCGCCTGCACTAGCTCGACCATTGCCCCGATGGTGTCTTCGATGGGCACGGTGGGGTCTACCCGGTGCTGGTAGTAGAGGTCAATTACCTCGACCCCGAGCCGTCTGAGTGAGTCATCGCAGCACTGCTTGACGTAGTCGGGCTTGCCGCTAACGCCGCCCCAGCCGCCCTCGGCGGTACGCACGTTGCCAAACTTAGTGGCCAGCACCACCTGGTCGCGACGATCTCTGATAGCGCGGCCCACCAACTCTTCGTTGGTAAAAGGCCCGTACATATCGGCGGTATCGAGCAGGGTGACGCCAAGCTCTAGGGCACGGTGCAGAGTGGCGATCGCCTCCGCCTCATCGCGATCGCCGTAGAACTCTGACATGCCCATGCAGCCGAGCCCAATGGCAGAAACTTCCAGTTGACCTAATTTACGGGTTTTCATGGCTTAACTCCTAGTTGACGTGTTCTATTTCAAAATCGTTTTTCCCAAACTCCCAAATTTGGGGGTTTGGGGGTTGGGATGCTCAAACTTCCGCAGCACAGATCCAGGGGACCGGCTGCGAGCGGTGAAACTTGAAGGCTTAGACCTTTTGTGTGATTAGTAAACTGGCGAAAATCTGCGCTCCTGCCGCCCTATCCACTGCTGGTAAGGGCTTGATCGCAAAGATTATGCGTCAGGCAGAGCGGGTTTGTTCAGATGGGTTGAGTGAGTCATGAATGTTTGCCTCTAGTTCTGAATAGTGCTGAATCTTCCAGTCGATGACGGCCAGGTTGTCTTGCAGCTGCTGAATTTGGGCCAGCACTGCTTCACGGTGAGATTCCAGGATTTGCCGTCGGCTGTGGAACCCAGTGTCGGGCTGAGAC
This genomic interval from Nodosilinea sp. FACHB-141 contains the following:
- a CDS encoding ATP-binding protein, which produces MSLQGTTQAVFAGPAPLAALLRSRDWSQTSLGDAATWPSALKTTLGIVLSAETPMACIWGCDRILLHNSACAPLLPADAQGQSLTAIDGWGAAGSAIEQVFANGRSQSFDFMQGATLHHWACSPIWDEAGQIGGVFVTGQPTHCPSTEGALRKSEEQLRLAQQGAEAGLWDWDMVNNHVTWSEEYYHLYGLDLTVKPSYDNWLASISPLDRPHVEIKVREAIERGKNLKVSFRIGHPEDGRRWIMVRGQTFYDTAGNPIRMTGIAINVTEQKRFEQALIGSEAIARTQAEELAALMEATPAAIWIAHDVDCSQMTANRMAHQLMQAEPGSLSTANSWVGGGSLPFKQYKQGQELLPQDLPMQKAIRTGQEVTDEIEFVYPDGTVRYIYGKAVPLYAPSGEVRGAIAGFIEITALKQSEHEREQLLQRERIAREEAEQANRLKDQFLAVLSHELRSPLNPILGWARLLQTRSFDAAKTAQALATIERNALLQTQLVDDLLDLAKILRGKLHLNPVPVYLAGIVEAAVETVKTSAATKTIALKLDLEPTIQVAGDTARLQQVVSNLLSNAIKFTPSDGQVTVTLKSVDNQAEISVSDTGIGISPEFLPHLFESFRQEDISITRRHGGLGLGLAIVRQLVDVHGGTITARSPGEGQGATFSVRLPQLSVETSTDPAAALPKPALDLSGIRVFSVDDSADTREFLTVLLEQYGANVITAGSASEALAALRTMHADVLISDIGMPEMDGYKLIRRVRALPPDQGGNIPAIALTAYARDEDQRQSLASGYQRHLSKPLDLEKLVQAVVELTQARS
- a CDS encoding tetratricopeptide repeat protein, with translation MKTMVRDRQISPVGLRSNATLPQGRSLATAPRALPPCDNETVAMGQCELGKIRLEMGRFEDALELFEYALALEPHDVESWHNRAEALTCLNRYEDALASLEQAQTLAGFATTRLLVQKAVVLIWLNRLENALTCCNRALWLNPEHSQAWLFRGVALQRLGRSKEAHRSYRRVAQPALASGSHSNLQRLCQDIVHSHQTS
- a CDS encoding DUF5335 family protein, coding for MDLELSCKRYQLDIPHGIWQEFFAQLTDEHRGRLITLKQLDQELGDFNVLYQKPLFSITYDQPDHSNDLMVTVNRFLGTREAVYAHRIVSPQAVSIVTDEDGAIQSCTITDEDYAQTVISFQFQRLSPTGGF
- a CDS encoding aldo/keto reductase, coding for MKTRKLGQLEVSAIGLGCMGMSEFYGDRDEAEAIATLHRALELGVTLLDTADMYGPFTNEELVGRAIRDRRDQVVLATKFGNVRTAEGGWGGVSGKPDYVKQCCDDSLRRLGVEVIDLYYQHRVDPTVPIEDTIGAMVELVQAGKVRYLGMSEAAPDTIRRAHAVHPISALQTEYSLWSREPEDDILPTVRELGIGFVPYSPLGRGFLTGAFQTPDDFAPDDYRRHAPRFQGENFAKNLALVDQVKAIAQEKGVTPAQLALAWLLAQGDDMVPIPGTKRRKYLEENVAAVELELSQTELDRINAVAPQGAAVGDRYADMSTVNR